A portion of the Thunnus albacares chromosome 23, fThuAlb1.1, whole genome shotgun sequence genome contains these proteins:
- the e2f7 gene encoding transcription factor E2F7, with protein MEVECLALKDLTSPRKSFPMDPEEDGSQSEQKENICTGRRRSTPMKSAESAVPSLLINRKGATPDLAHITPIKHTALAEPWTPTSNLKMLISAASPDMRDREMKKVLFRPIENEKDKPASPDTVAEDTEVEDSCQFEAVEEEDDAEKKPSRKQKSLGLLCQKFLALYPDYPPPHDTIWISLDEVATSLGVERRRIYDIVNVLESLMIVGRIAKNSYTWHGRQRLEVTLEDLQRRGRQQGYHLQMELAAEAREAGPGREDDGGEGDAGHAAGNRKDKSLRIMSQKFVMLFLVSKTQTVTLDTAAKILIEESQDSSSHSKYKTKVRRLYDIANVLTSLGLIKKVHVREERGRKPAFKWLGPVEFNNSGNTVNVAVITPPEATQPIAGQDLRKAKMARHASFNITPTSMAVQRQINSAPSSPRRELTGLPNQPVDYSRKTTSNSAVCRLQFGNSTDNQTSQLPPSSTQPTLLAPTLYPEHLFQSSSSPHCLAYLPSLSQPSVVMLYRAPDKPDKIPEGQRSPSLESEEGRKRRREEREEEETVAKKKGTFGLEECDKMRAEPHREPAECLQTSTTRTSPSHHTGLSREALDESQAGGSSSSEPAQPSHYLYVPNNAGLNSLNFLLSAGQPAAGLALPPSSVPTLALPYVLLPHYPLVANNLQQQGSDTKLSFSLPTMMPPAHFMVGAAPYGLAAEINRSPVTTPSTPEQSKLYVSAAGTPHSPSRPRHTVSIATPEPLTPHTPNETTVSASKAFFQTPGTLGNVVSAAPVARKRGSAQRRLDIGHPPAS; from the exons ATGGAAGTTGAATGTCTAGCACTGAAAGACCTCACAAGTCCAAGGAAAAGTTTCCCCATGGACCCGGAGGAGGATGGGAGCCAAAGTGAACAAAAG GAAAACATATGCACAGGAAGGAGGAGATCCACACCAATGAAGTCTGCTGAATCCGCCGTCCCCAGTTTGCTGATAAACAGGAAAGGTGCCACACCTGACCTGGCCCACATCACCCCCATCAAACACACGGCCTTGGCTGAGCCCTGGACGCCCACGTCCAACCTGAAGATGCTGATCAGTGCGGCCAGTCCGGACATGCgggacagagagatgaagaaagtgCTGTTTAGGCCCATAGAGAACGAGAAGGACAAACCCGCAAGTCCAGATACTGTGGCAGAAGATACGGAGGTGGAAGACTCTTGTCAG TTTGAAGctgtggaggaagaggatgacGCAGAGAAAAAGCCGAGCAGGAAACAGAAGAGTCTGGGTCTGCTGTGCCAGAAGTTCCTGGCCCTCTACCCGGATTACCCACCGCCACACGACACCATTTGGATCTCACTGGACGAGGTGGCGACCAGTCTGG GAGTGGAGCGCCGGCGCATCTACGATATCGTCAACGTGCTGGAGTCTCTCATGATCGTTGGCCGGATAGCCAAGAACAGCTACACCTGGCACGGTCGTCAGCGGCTGGAGGTCACGCTGGAGGACCTGCAGCGGAGGGGCCGTCAGCAGGGTTACCACCTCCAGATGGAGCTCGCCGCAGAGGCCAGGGAGGCCGGGCCGGGCCGCGAGGACGACGGAGGGGAAGGAGACGCCGGCCATG ctgcaggaaacagaaaagacaaGTCTCTGCGTATCATGAGCCAGAAGTTTGTCATGCTGTTCCTGGTGTCCAAAACTCAGACTGTTACTCTGGACACAGCAGCAAAGATCCTCATCGAGGAGAGTCAGGACTCATCAAGTCACAGCAAGTACAAAA CTAAGGTACGGCGTCTGTACGATATTGCCAACGTGCTGACCAGCCTGGGCCTCATAAAGAAGGTCCAcgtcagagaggagagaggcaggAAGCCGGCCTTCAAGTGGCTCGGTCCGGTCGAATTCAACAACTCCG GAAATACTGTGAACGTAGCGGTCATCACTCCGCCTGAAGCCACGCAGCCGATAGCAGGCCAGGACCTCAGGAAAGCCAAGATGGCACGCCACGCCTCTTTTAACATCACACCAACTTCTATGGCCGTCCAACGGCAGATCAACTCAGCCCCCAGCAGCCCACGAAGGGAACTAACCG GTCTGCCAAATCAGCCTGTGGATTATTCCAGAAAGACTACAAGCAACAGTGCAGTGTGTCGACTGCAGTTTGGAAACAGCACAGA TAACCAGACCAGCCAGCTGCCTCCGTCCTCCACACAGCCCACCCTGCTGGCTCCCACCCTCTACCCAGAGCACCTCTTCcaatcttcctcctctccccacTGCCTGGCCTACCTGCCCAGCTTGTCCCAGCCCTCTGTGGTCATGCTGTACAGGGCGCCAGACAAGCCCGACAAGATCCCTGAAGGTCAGAGGTCGCCTTCGTTGGAGTCTGaagaagggaggaagagaaggagggaggaaagggaagaggaggagacggtGGCGAAAAAGAAGGGAACTTTTGGTTTAGAAGAATGTGACAAG ATGAGAGCTGAACCTCACAGGGAGCCAGCAGAGTGTTTACAGACCAGTACCACCAGGACTTCACCCAGTCACCACACAGGCCTCTCCAGAGAGGCGTTAGATGAGAGTCAAGctggcggcagcagcagcagcgaacCTGCTCAGCCATCACACTACCTCTATGTACCCAACAATGCAG GTCTGAACAGCCTCaacttcctcctctctgccggCCAGCCAGCAGCCGGTCTTGCACTTCCCCCCAGCAGCGTTCCCACCCTGGCGCTGCCCTACGTCCTGTTGCCCCATTACCCCCTGGTGGCCAACAATCTGCAACAGCAAGGCTCTGACACCAAACTGAGCTTCAGCCTGCCTACCATGATGCCACCAGCCCACTTCATGGTGGGGGCTGCGCCGTACGGCCTGGCAGCAGAGATCAACAGGTCACCCGTTACAACTCCGTCCACACCAGAACAGAGCAAGCTGTACGTGTCAGCGGCAGGCACTCCACACTCTCCCTCAAGACCACGACACACCGTCAGCATCGCCACACCGGAACCACTG ACTCCGCACACTCCGAACGAGACCACAGTGTCTGCTTCTAAGGCTTTCTTCCAGACCCCAGGCACACTGGGAAATGTAGTCAGTGCCGCACCTGTCGCCCGAAAGAGAGGGTCTGCACAGAGGAGACTGGACATCGGCCACCCACCGGCCAGTTAG